The following proteins come from a genomic window of Aphelocoma coerulescens isolate FSJ_1873_10779 chromosome 29, UR_Acoe_1.0, whole genome shotgun sequence:
- the HDAC7 gene encoding histone deacetylase 7 isoform X1 has product MRSRGFPGAELAGCSQGAAPGLEISTTLVMFSPSSAVTPCTSPRVPQAVPMDLRIGQRVVKPQDTALLALKQQQLQHQLFLASLHQQQVEQLAHQHVRVAMESPHREAEPGQQEQELRQILNKDKSKRSAVASTVVKQKLAEVILKKQQAALERTSNAPPAALPYRSLEPLDPEGPSPPMLSTFLPPVPSTSLDPPEHFPLRKTASEPNLKVRCKPRKCLDRRKNPLTRKESAPPSLKRRPPEAIDSSPSSSSTPVSGCSSPNDSLPAEHGALPAAPGVAHETPLAQRLMMQESSLAQFALQSAASLPAITLGLPATTGARGEAERRALPSLAHRVPVLNGPVLQGTHSPVFIPAGLEQHEASSPLSPRLQPVIILEPSVTHAPLVAVPGLGTVPFSFTPSLISAERLSLPGHHKPLGRTRSEPLPQSPKAIQQHLVFQQHHAHFLERLKQQTHLGKRMAKSSEKPRLRQIPSSEDMEAEGTLPEAAAEGGDPTRTRVEPPRPSSSGKEPERTQKMGQPQEELVLQQAFLWDSFQRVQQQLLKRQPLADTPVVPPGHTGHRPLSRAQSSPATATVSLPAQDTKALSLPVQEQPPKPHFTTGLVYDSVMLKHQCSCGDNSNHPEHAGRIQSIWSRLQERGLRSRCECLRGRKATLEELQCVHSERHVLLYGTNPLNRLKLDNGKLAGILSQRTFVMLPCGGVGVDSDTIWNELHSSNAARWAAGSVTELAFRVATRELKNGFAVVRPPGHHADPSTAMGFCFFNSVAIAARQLQQKGKLSKILIVDWDVHHGNGTQQIFYRDPEVLYISLHRHDDGNFFPGSGAADEVGAGPGEGFNVNVAWAGGLDPPMGDPEYLAAFRTVVMPIAHEFCPDVVLVSAGFDAAEGHPPPLGGYKVSAKCFGYMTKQLMSLAGGAVVLALEGGHDLTAICDASEACVSALLGHEPEPLPEESVRQKPNANAVRSLEAVIQVQSKYWVAVQRFASKLGCSFLEAQHHEADEVETVTALASLSVAVMVEKRAQEEPMEQEEPMNQ; this is encoded by the exons ctgctgtGACCCCGTGCACCTCCCCGCGGGTGCCCCAGGCCGTCCCCATGGACCTGCGGATCGGGCAGCGCGTGGTCAAGCCCCAGGACACGGCCCTGCTGgccctgaagcagcagcagctgcagcaccagctcTTCCTGGCCAGCCTGCACCAGCAGCAAGTGGAGCAGCTCGCCCACCAGCACGTCAGG GTGGCCATGGAGTCCCCGCACCGCGAGGctgagccggggcagcaggagcaggagctgcggCAGATCCTCAACAAGGACAAGAGCAAGCGGA GTGCTGTGGCCAGCACGGTGGTGAAGCAGAAGTTGGCCGAGGTCATCCTGAAGAAGCAACAGGCGGCTCTGGAGAGGACCAGCAACGccccccctgcagccctgccctaCAG GTCTCTGGAGCCTCTGGACCCCGAgggcccctcccctcccatgcTCAGCACCTTCCtgccccctgtgcccagcaCTTCTCTCGACCCTCCCGAGCATTTTCCGCTGCGGAAGACAG CGTCCGAGCCCAACCTGAAGGTTCGCTGCAAGCCCAGGAAGTGCCTGGACCGGCGCAAGAACCCCCTGACGCGCAAGGAGAGCGCTCCCCCCTCGCTGAAGAGGCGCCCACCTGAGGCCATCG ACTcgtcccccagcagcagcagcacccccgTGTCCGGCTGCAGCTCTCCCAACGACAGCCTGCCCGCCGAGCACGGAGCTCTGCCCGCGGCCCCCGGTGTGGCCCACGAG ACGCCCCTGGCCCAGCGGCTGATGATGCAGGAGAGCTCCCTGGCCCAGTTTGCCCTGCAGAGCGCGGCCTCCCTGCCGGCCATCACCCTGGGCCTGCCGGCCACCACCGGTGCCAGG GGCGAGGCCGAGCGCCgggccctgcccagcctggctcacCGGGTGCCGGTGCTCAACGGGCCGGTGCTGCAGGGCACACATTCGCCCGTCTTCATCCCGGCCGGCCTGGAGCAGCACGAGGCCAGCAGCCCCCTGTCCCCTCGGCTGCAGCCCGTCATCATCCTCGAGCCCTCGGTCACCCACGCTCCGCTGGTGGCGG TGCCGGGCCTGGGGACGGTCCCCTTCTCCTTCACACCCTCCCTCATCTCTGCGGAGCGCCTGTCCCTGCCCGGCCaccacaaaccgctgggcaggaCCCGCTCGGAGCCGCTGCCGCAGAGCCCCAAGGCCATCCAGCAGCACCTGGTGTTCCAGCAGCACCACGCGCACTTCCTCGAGCGACTCAAGCAGCAGACGCACCTGGGCAAG CGCATGGCCAAGTCCAGCGAGAAGCCCCGGCTGCGGCAGATCCCATCCTCGGAGGACATGGAGGCCGAGGGGACGCTCCCGGAGGCCGcggccgagggcggggaccccACCAGGACACGCgtggagcccccccggcccaGCAGCAGCGGGAAGGAGCCCGAGAGGACGCAGAagatggggcagccccaggagGAGCTGGTCCTGCAGCAG gcCTTTCTGTGGGACTCCTTCCAGCgggtgcagcagcagctcctcaagCGCCAGCCCTTGGCCGACACCCCCGTGGTCCCCCCCGGCCACACCGGGCACCGGCCGCTCTCCAGGGCCCAGTCGTCCCCAGCCACGGCCACCgtgtccctccctgcccaggacacCAAGGCGCTGTCCCTGCCCGTGCAGGAGCAGCCGCCCAAGCCACATTTCACCACAG GGCTGGTTTACGACTCGGTGATGCTGAAGCACCAATGCTCCTGCGGGGACAACAGCAACCACCCCGAGCACGCCGGGAGGATCCAGAGCATCTGGTCCCGGCTGCAGGAGCGGGGCCTGCGCAGCCGCTGCGAG TGCCTGCGGGGCCGCAAGGCCaccctggaggagctgcagtgTGTCCACAGCGAGCGCCACGTGCTCCTCTACGGCACCAACCCCCTCAACCGCCTCAAACTGGACAACGGGAAGCTGGCAG GGATCTTGTCCCAGAGGACATTCGTGATGCTGCCCTGTGGAGGGGTGGGG GTGGACAGTGACACCATCTGGAACGAGCTGCACTCGTCCAACGCTGCCCGCTGGGCTGCTGGCAGTGTCACCGAGCTGGCCTTCAGGGTGGCCACCAGGGAGCTGAAG AACGGCTTCGCCGTGGTGCGGCCGCCCGGACACCACGCCGATCCTTCCACGGCCAT gggattctgcttcttCAACTCAGTGGCCATCgctgccaggcagctgcagcagaagggGAAACTCAGCAAGATCCTCATCGTGGATTGG GACGTCCACCACGGCAACGGGACCCAGCAGATTTTCTACAGGGACCCCGAGGTTCTCTACATCTCCCTGCACCGCCACGACGACGGGAATTTCTTCCCGGGCAGCGGAGCCGCTGACGAG GTGGGCGCTGGCCCCGGCGAGGGCTTCAACGTCAACGTGGCCTGGGCTGGAGGGCTCGACCCCCCCATGGGGGACCCCGAGTACCTGGCTGCCTTCAG gacCGTGGTGATGCCGATCGCCCACGAGTTCTGCCCCGACGTGGTGCTGGTGTCGGCCGGGTTCGACGCGGCCGAGGGCCACCCGCCCCCCCTGGGTGGCTACAAAGTCTCTGCCAAGT GTTTTGGCTACATGACCAAGCAGCTGATGAGCCTGGCGGGGGGGGCCGTGGTGCTGGCGCTGGAGGGGGGCCACGACCTCACAGCCATTTGTGACGCGTCCGAGGCCTGCGTGTCCGCCCTGCTGGGCCACGAG CCGGAGCCGCTCCCGGAGGAGAGCGTGAGGCAGAAGCCCAACGCCAACGCCGTGCGCTCCCTGGAAGCCGTGATCCAGGTCCAGA GTAAATACTGGGTGGCCGTGCAGCGCTTCGCCTCCAAGCTGGGCTGCTCCTTCCTCGAGGCTCAGCACCACGAGGCCGACGAGGTGGAGACGGTCACGGCCCTGGCGTCCCTCTCGGTGGCCGTGATGGTGGAGAAGAG GGCACAGGAGGAGCcgatggagcaggaggagcccaTGAACCAGTGA
- the HDAC7 gene encoding histone deacetylase 7 isoform X2, translating to MQGQSRAAVTPCTSPRVPQAVPMDLRIGQRVVKPQDTALLALKQQQLQHQLFLASLHQQQVEQLAHQHVRVAMESPHREAEPGQQEQELRQILNKDKSKRSAVASTVVKQKLAEVILKKQQAALERTSNAPPAALPYRSLEPLDPEGPSPPMLSTFLPPVPSTSLDPPEHFPLRKTASEPNLKVRCKPRKCLDRRKNPLTRKESAPPSLKRRPPEAIDSSPSSSSTPVSGCSSPNDSLPAEHGALPAAPGVAHETPLAQRLMMQESSLAQFALQSAASLPAITLGLPATTGARGEAERRALPSLAHRVPVLNGPVLQGTHSPVFIPAGLEQHEASSPLSPRLQPVIILEPSVTHAPLVAVPGLGTVPFSFTPSLISAERLSLPGHHKPLGRTRSEPLPQSPKAIQQHLVFQQHHAHFLERLKQQTHLGKRMAKSSEKPRLRQIPSSEDMEAEGTLPEAAAEGGDPTRTRVEPPRPSSSGKEPERTQKMGQPQEELVLQQAFLWDSFQRVQQQLLKRQPLADTPVVPPGHTGHRPLSRAQSSPATATVSLPAQDTKALSLPVQEQPPKPHFTTGLVYDSVMLKHQCSCGDNSNHPEHAGRIQSIWSRLQERGLRSRCECLRGRKATLEELQCVHSERHVLLYGTNPLNRLKLDNGKLAGILSQRTFVMLPCGGVGVDSDTIWNELHSSNAARWAAGSVTELAFRVATRELKNGFAVVRPPGHHADPSTAMGFCFFNSVAIAARQLQQKGKLSKILIVDWDVHHGNGTQQIFYRDPEVLYISLHRHDDGNFFPGSGAADEVGAGPGEGFNVNVAWAGGLDPPMGDPEYLAAFRTVVMPIAHEFCPDVVLVSAGFDAAEGHPPPLGGYKVSAKCFGYMTKQLMSLAGGAVVLALEGGHDLTAICDASEACVSALLGHEPEPLPEESVRQKPNANAVRSLEAVIQVQSKYWVAVQRFASKLGCSFLEAQHHEADEVETVTALASLSVAVMVEKRAQEEPMEQEEPMNQ from the exons ctgctgtGACCCCGTGCACCTCCCCGCGGGTGCCCCAGGCCGTCCCCATGGACCTGCGGATCGGGCAGCGCGTGGTCAAGCCCCAGGACACGGCCCTGCTGgccctgaagcagcagcagctgcagcaccagctcTTCCTGGCCAGCCTGCACCAGCAGCAAGTGGAGCAGCTCGCCCACCAGCACGTCAGG GTGGCCATGGAGTCCCCGCACCGCGAGGctgagccggggcagcaggagcaggagctgcggCAGATCCTCAACAAGGACAAGAGCAAGCGGA GTGCTGTGGCCAGCACGGTGGTGAAGCAGAAGTTGGCCGAGGTCATCCTGAAGAAGCAACAGGCGGCTCTGGAGAGGACCAGCAACGccccccctgcagccctgccctaCAG GTCTCTGGAGCCTCTGGACCCCGAgggcccctcccctcccatgcTCAGCACCTTCCtgccccctgtgcccagcaCTTCTCTCGACCCTCCCGAGCATTTTCCGCTGCGGAAGACAG CGTCCGAGCCCAACCTGAAGGTTCGCTGCAAGCCCAGGAAGTGCCTGGACCGGCGCAAGAACCCCCTGACGCGCAAGGAGAGCGCTCCCCCCTCGCTGAAGAGGCGCCCACCTGAGGCCATCG ACTcgtcccccagcagcagcagcacccccgTGTCCGGCTGCAGCTCTCCCAACGACAGCCTGCCCGCCGAGCACGGAGCTCTGCCCGCGGCCCCCGGTGTGGCCCACGAG ACGCCCCTGGCCCAGCGGCTGATGATGCAGGAGAGCTCCCTGGCCCAGTTTGCCCTGCAGAGCGCGGCCTCCCTGCCGGCCATCACCCTGGGCCTGCCGGCCACCACCGGTGCCAGG GGCGAGGCCGAGCGCCgggccctgcccagcctggctcacCGGGTGCCGGTGCTCAACGGGCCGGTGCTGCAGGGCACACATTCGCCCGTCTTCATCCCGGCCGGCCTGGAGCAGCACGAGGCCAGCAGCCCCCTGTCCCCTCGGCTGCAGCCCGTCATCATCCTCGAGCCCTCGGTCACCCACGCTCCGCTGGTGGCGG TGCCGGGCCTGGGGACGGTCCCCTTCTCCTTCACACCCTCCCTCATCTCTGCGGAGCGCCTGTCCCTGCCCGGCCaccacaaaccgctgggcaggaCCCGCTCGGAGCCGCTGCCGCAGAGCCCCAAGGCCATCCAGCAGCACCTGGTGTTCCAGCAGCACCACGCGCACTTCCTCGAGCGACTCAAGCAGCAGACGCACCTGGGCAAG CGCATGGCCAAGTCCAGCGAGAAGCCCCGGCTGCGGCAGATCCCATCCTCGGAGGACATGGAGGCCGAGGGGACGCTCCCGGAGGCCGcggccgagggcggggaccccACCAGGACACGCgtggagcccccccggcccaGCAGCAGCGGGAAGGAGCCCGAGAGGACGCAGAagatggggcagccccaggagGAGCTGGTCCTGCAGCAG gcCTTTCTGTGGGACTCCTTCCAGCgggtgcagcagcagctcctcaagCGCCAGCCCTTGGCCGACACCCCCGTGGTCCCCCCCGGCCACACCGGGCACCGGCCGCTCTCCAGGGCCCAGTCGTCCCCAGCCACGGCCACCgtgtccctccctgcccaggacacCAAGGCGCTGTCCCTGCCCGTGCAGGAGCAGCCGCCCAAGCCACATTTCACCACAG GGCTGGTTTACGACTCGGTGATGCTGAAGCACCAATGCTCCTGCGGGGACAACAGCAACCACCCCGAGCACGCCGGGAGGATCCAGAGCATCTGGTCCCGGCTGCAGGAGCGGGGCCTGCGCAGCCGCTGCGAG TGCCTGCGGGGCCGCAAGGCCaccctggaggagctgcagtgTGTCCACAGCGAGCGCCACGTGCTCCTCTACGGCACCAACCCCCTCAACCGCCTCAAACTGGACAACGGGAAGCTGGCAG GGATCTTGTCCCAGAGGACATTCGTGATGCTGCCCTGTGGAGGGGTGGGG GTGGACAGTGACACCATCTGGAACGAGCTGCACTCGTCCAACGCTGCCCGCTGGGCTGCTGGCAGTGTCACCGAGCTGGCCTTCAGGGTGGCCACCAGGGAGCTGAAG AACGGCTTCGCCGTGGTGCGGCCGCCCGGACACCACGCCGATCCTTCCACGGCCAT gggattctgcttcttCAACTCAGTGGCCATCgctgccaggcagctgcagcagaagggGAAACTCAGCAAGATCCTCATCGTGGATTGG GACGTCCACCACGGCAACGGGACCCAGCAGATTTTCTACAGGGACCCCGAGGTTCTCTACATCTCCCTGCACCGCCACGACGACGGGAATTTCTTCCCGGGCAGCGGAGCCGCTGACGAG GTGGGCGCTGGCCCCGGCGAGGGCTTCAACGTCAACGTGGCCTGGGCTGGAGGGCTCGACCCCCCCATGGGGGACCCCGAGTACCTGGCTGCCTTCAG gacCGTGGTGATGCCGATCGCCCACGAGTTCTGCCCCGACGTGGTGCTGGTGTCGGCCGGGTTCGACGCGGCCGAGGGCCACCCGCCCCCCCTGGGTGGCTACAAAGTCTCTGCCAAGT GTTTTGGCTACATGACCAAGCAGCTGATGAGCCTGGCGGGGGGGGCCGTGGTGCTGGCGCTGGAGGGGGGCCACGACCTCACAGCCATTTGTGACGCGTCCGAGGCCTGCGTGTCCGCCCTGCTGGGCCACGAG CCGGAGCCGCTCCCGGAGGAGAGCGTGAGGCAGAAGCCCAACGCCAACGCCGTGCGCTCCCTGGAAGCCGTGATCCAGGTCCAGA GTAAATACTGGGTGGCCGTGCAGCGCTTCGCCTCCAAGCTGGGCTGCTCCTTCCTCGAGGCTCAGCACCACGAGGCCGACGAGGTGGAGACGGTCACGGCCCTGGCGTCCCTCTCGGTGGCCGTGATGGTGGAGAAGAG GGCACAGGAGGAGCcgatggagcaggaggagcccaTGAACCAGTGA